One window from the genome of Campylobacter concisus encodes:
- a CDS encoding 5'-methylthioadenosine/adenosylhomocysteine nucleosidase gives MIAILGAMQEEITPILEMVGEYKTVQYANNKFYLANYKGKELVIAYSKIGKVNAAITATLMIEKFKASKLLFTGVAGSLDESLKIGDMLYATSLVQHDLDITAFGHPYGYVPGTSIFVKSDEGLNELAKKIADKKDMSLSAGIIATGDQFICDNEKKAWIKKIFNASATEMEGASVALVCETLGVPFFILRAISDGAGDAAEFDFDKFLQDSASVSAKFILEMVENL, from the coding sequence ATGATAGCGATACTTGGAGCTATGCAAGAGGAGATAACACCGATCCTTGAAATGGTTGGTGAATATAAAACTGTTCAATATGCAAATAATAAATTTTACTTAGCAAACTATAAAGGAAAAGAGCTAGTCATTGCCTATTCAAAGATAGGCAAAGTAAATGCAGCTATAACAGCAACTTTAATGATAGAAAAATTTAAGGCCTCAAAATTGCTCTTTACTGGCGTAGCTGGCTCACTCGATGAGAGCCTAAAAATAGGCGATATGCTTTATGCTACTAGCTTAGTGCAGCATGATCTTGATATTACGGCTTTTGGACATCCTTATGGCTATGTGCCAGGCACAAGTATATTTGTCAAAAGCGATGAAGGACTAAACGAACTGGCAAAAAAGATAGCCGATAAAAAAGATATGAGCTTAAGTGCTGGTATTATTGCGACTGGAGATCAGTTTATCTGCGATAATGAAAAGAAAGCTTGGATTAAAAAGATATTTAATGCGAGCGCTACCGAGATGGAAGGTGCTAGCGTTGCACTAGTTTGCGAAACACTTGGTGTGCCATTTTTTATACTAAGAGCTATCAGCGATGGAGCTGGTGATGCAGCAGAGTTTGACTTTGATAAATTTTTGCAAGATTCAGCAAGTGTTAGTGCAAAATTTATACTTGAAATGGTAGAAAATTTATGA
- a CDS encoding FKBP-type peptidyl-prolyl cis-trans isomerase produces MIVSKDQVITMFYELKDVNTGEILESNMQEGGQISFITGHGHIIEKLEKEVSKLKSGERATISVKAAEGCGEYNNEAIQSLPKEQFAGIDLHEGMELFGQNEDGSSVRVIVKEIKDDEVTVDFNHPYAGKDLLFNVEVLEVRDATEDEKATGMVAGAHTCGCGGHDHEHEHECCGGHGYGHEDGGCGCGGHGHHHH; encoded by the coding sequence ATTATTGTGAGTAAAGATCAAGTTATAACTATGTTTTACGAACTAAAAGATGTCAATACTGGTGAAATTTTAGAGTCAAACATGCAAGAAGGTGGCCAAATTTCGTTTATAACAGGGCATGGCCATATTATAGAAAAGCTTGAAAAAGAAGTAAGCAAATTAAAATCAGGCGAAAGAGCAACTATAAGCGTAAAGGCAGCAGAGGGTTGTGGTGAATATAATAACGAAGCCATTCAGTCGTTACCAAAAGAGCAGTTTGCTGGTATAGATTTACATGAAGGAATGGAACTTTTTGGTCAAAATGAGGATGGCTCAAGCGTTCGTGTTATTGTTAAAGAGATCAAAGATGACGAAGTAACAGTTGATTTTAATCACCCATATGCTGGTAAAGATTTGTTATTTAATGTTGAAGTTTTAGAAGTTAGAGATGCGACAGAAGATGAAAAAGCAACAGGCATGGTAGCTGGGGCTCATACTTGCGGTTGCGGTGGTCACGATCATGAGCATGAACATGAGTGCTGCGGAGGTCATGGATACGGACATGAGGATGGCGGTTGCGGTTGCGGTGGACACGGACATCACCATCACTAA
- a CDS encoding tRNA 2-thiocytidine biosynthesis TtcA family protein produces MIELSKRLLRQVGQTNARYKMIEGGDKILLGLSGGKDSLALAHVLKHIQNVTPEKFEFKAVTLSYGMGEDYAYLTKHCNEHGIEHEVIDSSIFEISKEKIRKNSSFCSFFSRMRRGYLYTYALKHGFNKLAIAHHLDDAAESFFMNFTYNGALRTLAPKYTAKNGITVIRPFIFVRERQLRENAIKNELRVIGDEACPAMRFDVKMPHARYETKQLLATLEKENPKLFTSLKAAFENIHTDTFFALNSSSEE; encoded by the coding sequence ATGATAGAGCTTAGCAAAAGGCTTCTTAGGCAAGTTGGTCAGACAAATGCCAGATACAAGATGATAGAGGGCGGAGATAAGATCTTGCTTGGTCTTAGCGGTGGTAAAGATAGCCTCGCACTAGCTCACGTACTAAAGCATATCCAAAACGTTACACCTGAGAAATTTGAGTTTAAAGCAGTAACACTAAGCTACGGCATGGGTGAGGACTACGCTTATCTTACGAAGCATTGCAATGAGCACGGAATAGAGCATGAAGTGATAGATAGCTCAATCTTTGAGATTTCAAAAGAGAAAATCCGTAAGAATTCCAGTTTTTGTAGTTTCTTTTCTCGTATGAGAAGAGGTTATCTTTATACTTACGCCTTAAAACATGGTTTTAATAAACTCGCGATTGCTCATCATTTAGACGATGCAGCGGAGAGCTTTTTTATGAACTTTACATATAATGGTGCACTAAGGACGCTTGCTCCAAAATATACTGCAAAAAATGGAATCACGGTTATTAGGCCATTTATCTTCGTTCGCGAGAGACAGCTTCGCGAAAATGCTATCAAAAATGAATTAAGAGTCATTGGCGATGAAGCATGCCCTGCAATGAGATTTGACGTGAAGATGCCGCATGCTAGATATGAAACCAAACAGCTTTTAGCAACATTAGAAAAAGAAAATCCAAAGCTTTTTACTTCGCTAAAAGCAGCATTTGAAAATATCCATACTGATACTTTTTTTGCTCTCAATAGCAGTAGTGAAGAGTAA
- a CDS encoding tetratricopeptide repeat protein, translated as MNKKLIIVALIGATISITSGQEISAFDAGNMDSANPYGLTDNEKVTLNNKRSVQNIEENMNNVLEQLQGLQSLIESMSARMNKLEQRINDIETKVNGGISDSGVSLTSLKAYVDETRDIQDKNYKNITAALNKLGAIMDKNAAQPKQNANPKQQSKPTSNFSGKSDKDILADGIKLLNSGNSTEAAEYFEYLNKKGYKTGATNYYLGEVAYSQKSYSTAIQYYKKSIQNEDKADYTPKLLYHTAISFDKIGDTQSANRFYKALKVGYPDSKEAKASPNRN; from the coding sequence ATGAACAAAAAATTAATTATAGTGGCTCTGATTGGAGCCACTATCTCCATTACCTCTGGCCAAGAGATTTCAGCTTTTGATGCAGGCAATATGGATAGTGCGAATCCATATGGTCTAACTGATAATGAAAAAGTTACCTTAAATAATAAGCGAAGCGTTCAAAATATTGAAGAGAATATGAATAATGTTTTAGAACAACTTCAAGGTTTGCAAAGCTTGATTGAGAGCATGAGTGCTAGAATGAATAAGCTTGAGCAAAGAATAAATGATATAGAAACGAAGGTAAATGGCGGCATAAGTGATTCTGGTGTAAGTTTGACATCATTGAAGGCTTATGTTGATGAAACTAGAGATATACAAGACAAAAACTACAAAAATATTACTGCTGCCTTAAATAAATTAGGTGCAATAATGGATAAAAATGCTGCTCAACCAAAGCAAAATGCAAATCCAAAACAACAAAGTAAGCCAACTTCAAATTTTAGTGGAAAAAGCGATAAAGATATTTTGGCTGATGGCATTAAACTTCTAAATTCTGGCAATAGCACAGAAGCAGCTGAATATTTTGAATATTTAAATAAAAAAGGCTATAAAACTGGTGCAACAAATTATTATTTAGGTGAAGTTGCTTACAGTCAAAAATCATACAGTACAGCTATACAATACTATAAAAAAAGCATACAGAACGAAGATAAGGCTGACTATACACCAAAACTTCTATATCACACAGCTATAAGCTTTGATAAGATAGGTGACACGCAAAGTGCAAATAGATTTTATAAGGCTTTAAAAGTCGGTTATCCAGATAGTAAAGAAGCCAAAGCCTCTCCCAATAGAAACTAA
- the fabD gene encoding ACP S-malonyltransferase, with translation MKKFAFVFAGQGSQSIGMGKDFYENFSTAKLLLNDACNDTGIDYKELLFTQNDKLDKTEFTQPAIVLNSLMTYLAFSNFIKEKPEFSLGHSLGEFTALAVSGAFNFIDAIRLVNLRGKFMQEACVGKDAGMMVVLGLSDEVVEEICKKAREEGLQIYAANYNCDGQIVVAGVRADLASYEAKFKEAGAKRAMLLNMSVASHCPILEPASVRLASELESTLAAKFSPVVSNVNAKIYTDKSEALVLLKEQLIKPVCYKQSIKNHENDVDCFIELGAATLKGINKKITEKPTYSITDMASLEEVVKILEKR, from the coding sequence ATGAAAAAATTTGCTTTTGTTTTTGCGGGCCAAGGCTCGCAAAGTATTGGTATGGGAAAAGACTTTTACGAAAATTTTTCTACTGCTAAATTACTTTTAAATGATGCTTGTAATGATACTGGCATTGATTACAAAGAGCTTTTATTTACACAAAACGATAAGTTGGATAAAACAGAATTTACTCAGCCAGCTATCGTTTTAAACTCACTAATGACTTATTTGGCTTTTTCAAATTTTATTAAAGAAAAACCAGAATTTAGCCTTGGGCACTCACTTGGAGAATTTACTGCTCTTGCAGTTAGTGGAGCATTTAATTTTATTGATGCGATTAGGCTTGTAAATTTGCGTGGTAAATTTATGCAAGAAGCCTGCGTTGGCAAAGATGCTGGCATGATGGTAGTTCTTGGACTTAGTGATGAAGTGGTTGAAGAAATTTGTAAAAAAGCAAGAGAAGAAGGCTTACAAATTTATGCTGCAAACTACAACTGCGATGGACAAATCGTTGTTGCTGGTGTAAGAGCCGATCTTGCTAGCTATGAAGCAAAATTTAAAGAAGCTGGCGCAAAAAGAGCAATGCTTTTAAATATGTCAGTAGCAAGCCATTGTCCGATACTTGAACCAGCTAGTGTTAGACTAGCAAGCGAGCTTGAGAGTACTTTGGCTGCCAAATTTTCTCCTGTTGTCTCAAATGTAAATGCTAAAATTTATACCGATAAAAGTGAAGCGCTAGTCCTGCTAAAAGAGCAGCTAATAAAACCAGTTTGCTATAAACAAAGCATTAAAAACCATGAAAATGATGTTGATTGTTTTATCGAGCTTGGTGCTGCGACGCTAAAGGGTATCAATAAAAAAATTACCGAAAAGCCAACTTATAGTATTACTGATATGGCAAGTCTTGAAGAAGTTGTGAAAATTTTGGAGAAGAGATGA